Sequence from the Qipengyuania gaetbuli genome:
TGTCGAAGTGGCGCGGGGCATCATGCGCCTGTTCGCCCGCAACGATGTCTGGCTGATGCCGGAAATCCCTTTGCGCAACGGGCGCCGCGCCGATCTCATGGGCCTCGATCCCAAGGGGCGCGTCGTCATCGTGGAGATCAAGGTCCAGCGCGGCGACCTGCTAGGCGATGGCAAGTGGCCCGACTATCTCGATTTCTGCGACCGCTTCTACTGGGGCGTGCCGCCGCATCTCGACCGCTCGCCGCTCGAAGGGGACGGCTATCGCCCCGATTGCTGCGGCATCGTCGTGGCCGACGGCTATGACGGCGAGATCGTGCGCCCGGCCCCGCTCCACCCGCTCGCGG
This genomic interval carries:
- a CDS encoding MmcB family DNA repair protein; amino-acid sequence: MSDSSAIDRADAAQSGETAVEVARGIMRLFARNDVWLMPEIPLRNGRRADLMGLDPKGRVVIVEIKVQRGDLLGDGKWPDYLDFCDRFYWGVPPHLDRSPLEGDGYRPDCCGIVVADGYDGEIVRPAPLHPLAAARRKVEVERLARAAMRRMTVAVDPHCSPWGVAE